In Chiroxiphia lanceolata isolate bChiLan1 chromosome 2, bChiLan1.pri, whole genome shotgun sequence, a single genomic region encodes these proteins:
- the MOSPD2 gene encoding motile sperm domain-containing protein 2, protein MAEQGQDKAALISETRRRFEAEYLPDKSDKYDCRDVERLQQDDKWVENYLIWRHDVVDDTLKMIDESFQWRKEYTVNDLSESVLPKWLFEIGALFLHGYDKEGYKLFWFKVKHHTRDPKQQLDKKKLVAFWLEHYAKRDHGKPLTVVFDMAETGISHIDLDFVRFIVNCFTDYYPNFLTKIVIFEMPWIMNAAFKIVKGWLGPEAISMLKFANKSDVQEYISGEYLPPHMGGTDSFKYSYPPLVDDDFQTPLCENGPITNEDEHESKEELDADTRETGELNEAQNLNQKKMNSIEHISKSEETDKTEVKPKNAKKALTTFKGPLLHISRRAIFGSKETGEKKCLIVLTNVTKNVVAFKVRTTAPEKYRVKPSNSSCEPGTSLDIIVSLHGGFSASLQDRFLIMAAEMDQSSGAGAPELTQFWKDVPRTKVMEHRLRCHVIESSKPSSLTLKDNAFNVPAKTNEDLHIQLTRLLQINKRLEEQMNRCLWFQQLSVVLSLLSVTVAAFCFYLASAQRS, encoded by the exons ATAAATCAGATAAATATGATTGTCGAGATGTGGAAAGACTTCAGCAAGATGATAAATGGGTTGAAAACTATCTGATTTGGCGTCATGATGTTGTGGATGATACTTTAAAGATGATTGATGAAAGCTTTCAGTGGAGGAAAGAATATACAGTTAATG ACTTGTCAGAATCTGTCCTTCCAAAATGGTTATTTGAAATTGGCGCTCTCTTCCTGCATGGATACGATAAAGAGGGCTATAAATTAT TTTGGTTCAAAGTGAAACATCATACAAGAGATCCTAAACAGCAACTTGACAAAAAGAAACTGGTAGCATTTTGGTTAGAACATTATGCCAAAAGAGATCATGGAAAGCCATTAACAGTGGTATTTGACATGGCTGAAACTGGAATCAGTCACATA GACTTGGATTTTGTTCGGTTTATTGTCAACTGTTTTACAGATTATTACCCAAACTTCCTCA ccaaGATAGTAATATTTGAAATGCCATGGATAATGAACG ctgcttttaaaatcgTGAAGGGTTGGCTTGGCCCAGAGGCAATAAGCATGTTAAAGTTCGCAAACAAGAGTGATGTACAGGAATACATCAGTGGAGAGTATCTGCCACCTCACATGGGTGGAACT GATTCTTTCAAGTACAGTTATCCTCCACTGGTTGATGATGATTTTCAAACTCCTTTATGTGAAAATGGGCCCATTACTAATGAAGATGAGCATGAAAGTAAAGAAGAGCTAGATGCAGACACCAGGGAGACTGGAGAGCTGAATGAAGCACAAAATCTTAATCAGAAAAAG ATGAATTCTATAGAACACATTTCCAAATCAGAGGAAACTGACAAAACAGAGGTCAAaccaaaaaatgcaaagaaagcattaactACTTTTAAAGGACCTTTATTACATATCAG CAGAAGAGCTATATTTGGATCCAAagaaactggagagaaaaaatgtttgataGTTCTCACAAATGTCACTAAAAACGTAGTGGCTTTTAAA GTGAGAACAACTGCTCCTGAAAAATACAGGGTTAAACCCAGTAACAGCAGCTGTGAACCTGGCACATCACTGGATATAATAGTCTCTCTTCATGGTG gtttttcagcttctctgcagGATCGCTTCCTTATAATGGCTGCAGAAATGGATCAGTCTTCTGGAGCAGGTGCACCAGAACTGACTCAGTTCTGGAAAGATGTCCCTAGGACCAAAGTGATGGAACACAG GCTCAGGTGTCATGTCATAGAAAGCAGTAAGCCTTCTTCTCTGACGTTAAAAGACAATGCGTTTAATGTTCCAGCAAAAACAAATGAAGATTTACATATACAG CTAACTCGTTTACTGCAAATTAATAAAAGACTTGAAGAGCAGATGAATCGCTGCCTCTGGTTCCAGCAGTTGTCAGTTGTTTTATCTTTGCTATCAGTTACTGTCGCTGCCTTCTGCTTCTACCTGGCatctgcccagagaagctaa